Genomic segment of Citrus sinensis cultivar Valencia sweet orange chromosome 7, DVS_A1.0, whole genome shotgun sequence:
ATTTAAGAAATACAACTAAATTTGGAACAAACAATCGTATCAAAGAACATAAAAACTCAGAAGCCAGTCAGTAGAGGAATATGGAGTAATAACCTGTACTGCATTCAAAGGAACGTCACCAGAAGATATTGCAGCCACAACGTTAATTAGAAGGGCAGCAACATTAACAGTCAGCtgaaattgtataaatttCTGAATATTGGCAAAAACAGAACGCCCCCAGCGAACAACCTACAAGGAATAGACAAACTCCtcatattaattatagaataatGAGACATTAAAAATAAGCCAATCAATAACGagacattaaaaataaaccagTCTGCCAGATTCAACAGGACAAAgataaggaaaaagaaaaataagcaaAACATGTGCAAACCTTCATTAATCACCCTTAGTTATCTGCACTAGGATTTTCcataaagtagcaaacatataTAATGTCGATAAAAGAGACCGCACCACAGAGAAACAGAAGCACCGCATTTAAAGTACATATATTTATGGAAATTAACACTATGTACCATGTTTCTGGTCAAACTTCTCAATGCtatataaaacaattaataccTCAAATTAACAACATTTACCATGTTTCTGGTCAAACTTCTCAATGTTATATATGACAGTTAACACCTCAAATTTACTATATCAGTCTGTTTTACATGATAGGCACATCAAAGAATTTCAGACGTATCAAGTATGCTGACAAGGCCAAGACATAAAAGAATCTATCATATTATTGAGACCAAGAAATATTCAAAGGTCTGCTAGTAAGGCAATTTGCATGATCAGATACTATTACTGCAAACACCAATATTCATAAGTTAAACATGGCAGTTGGCTGATTCAAGGCCCCTAAAGGAAGCTAAGTGATCTTATCCATAGGGTCACAGTGAGGTACGGGTTCTATAGAAAATTGCAGCATCTGTAACATTTGGTGCCAAAATGCTCAGGGATCTGAGGTCCCTTCAAAAACCAagcttattaaaattagattatattatCTACCATAGGAATGAATCATCATCTTCTAGACCACATTCTTGCAGCAAGTTCACAGTAGTTATCATCAcgttaatttttaaagcataGGCACTTGCGATAACAAttgttttctaataatttaacGCATGACTCTTGCTGTGGTTGGTTCATATAATCAACTTTTAAGctcatttgaaaatatatgaaaaattattaaattaaagctaaataatagaaatcaaaatgaaaagaatacaACAAAGGCGTTAGTTGATGAAAACTACCAACCTAGAACTCAATGGTTTACGCATTGTTAATTTACCCCTTGACCTAAGCTTAAACTTGAAGATGGGACCTAAACAATAGTATTTGAGCTTAAAACTCCCCTCACATGCAAGGCTGAGCAGATTAACAGGTAATCACATCGatccaaaatcaaacaaaagcaGCACACTTCACTCtgaattaattatagtttcaATAATCAATAGAATATGTGTTCAAGGGAATTTGTACAGACATGGATAAACCTACTCCGATGCCATGTAAACTTATGAATTGACCTAAAGGCTCAAACTTGAAAGGGCCAAACAACAGTATGAAGctttaacaaatataatataaattatcataGGTAATGCCAATTATCATAAGTTTTCCTTCtcataattttaccctttatgCGGTCAATATAATATGCGGTCAATTATCATAAGTTTTCCTTATCTtgataattatgattttatagcaTTATCATAGGTAATGCCAATCACAAGAAGATCAGGCTTGGTATTGATTCTTAGCAATCAAAGCTCTAGTCTTCAAGTATTAGACAAGAAAAGTTTTTAAGActctaaaattcttaaatacCATTGCAGAATGCACAAATATATAGCTATGAACCAATATTTCCAGATTGCTCGAAAGATCATACACCATGTCATGTGGAAGTTTAAAGTTCAAATTGCTAGCATAAACTTGCCTCAAACTTGAGCATAAGCCTCAAGACTGAactaaatatcaaatatagaATACATTTTTTGCTAAGAGGCAAACAGGAAAGCGTAAGGTGTAAGGAATTTTAAACCCATGCTCAGTTCAAATGCAATGGAAGACATTTTCTTAAGACAgaatttaaacataaaaattattctgtAAAAATTAGCTACAAGATAAAACTACTTTTAGTTCCAGAGAATAAGAATGATATAGCATCAAGCTTCCAACGAAGAAAAGGCTCTAACACGTTTACTAACCTTAACAACTGAAGCAAAGTTATcatccaaaataataatatccgAATTTTCTTTCGCAACTTCAGTCCCTTGGATGCCCATGGCAAGACCTATGTCTGCCTGAAATACAGAAAGGTAAAACCACATTAGCTTGGATAAAGAAACACCATGTTTACATGATAGAAATTTGAGCAAATAATGGTGCAGAAGCTAGAATCATAGTCCGAGAATGCAGCACAGGgggcaaaataaataaacaaataaacaaattgcCATTCAAGTATAATAACCTCTCACAATGACAATTTCCAGGCAAAGAATGTATCAAAATCTTTCCCATTGATCATCCAATCTCAACAGATTTTGTCATGTTTAAGTGAATCACTTTTTCCATATTAATACTATCGGTATTCCCCAGTAACTGTCCATATCAACACATGCATGCCACACTTTGAACTATTTCAGATACCAACTTTGAACACCATATACCTCATCCACGAACATTATACCTAACCTGGATGCATCTTAGATTGCCTATCAAGTAGTAACTTTAACTTGTTTGCCATGAGCACTGAGAATCTCCAACGCAAGTAAATGGACAAGTATAGACTTTTGAGAGTATAGGGGAGTGCGCAGACATGaaagcataaaaggaaaacaacAGTCATGCACCTATAATCGCAACGTTGAtggattttaaataaaaaatccatgTGCCAAAGTATAAAGTAATTATGATCTCCCAGTGCTTTACCAGACATCCATGCTTCTAAAATCTAGAAGTAGATGTATCCTAAACTTAGTAACGTGTAAATATCTAAAAGTGAACCTGAAATCTCCAAGTGAATTAGCAGAATGGAGCTTGTGCAAATACTAGATTTATTGATCTACCAGATGCATCCTCACAATATTTGTAAGTATTATAAAACCATGAACATATCAAACCTCACAAATTAAAAGTCATAAACATAATAAACCTCATGAAGTGCAGGAGCATCATTAGTGCCATCTCCTGTCACAGCAACAACATCCCCTCCCTTACGTAGCGCTTGAACAAGCAAAAGCTTGTCATTAGGAGAAGACCGCCCCATCACCTACAATGGGTGCAAAAGTTATTTAGGTTATCCATCTTgaagcaaaatataaatatacacaCGCAAATGATAAtgctataaaatcataattatcaAGATGAGAAGGAAAACTTATGCTTTATTTGTATCTATAATTGATGTACATCACAGAAAGTTCATGCTGTTTAGAACATACCGTTATTTCCTGGGCaactttttctctttctttgtCCGATAACGCACGGAATACTTTTCCTTCAATAATATTAGGATCGTTAGCCTCTGCATCTGAACCAAGTATTCCACACTCCAAAGCTATTGCTTTTGCCGTCTGAAGATTATCTCCGGTGACCATTCGTACCTGTGGTTTCAGAAGAAATATGATCATAATCAGCCATTCTGCATGAAATTTATGATCACGTAGTTTTACAATCAACAGTAATCACTACAAGTTAACTTTGACATTATAATACAGAGAAATACTGTAACAGCATTATAAAATTGACCGcataaagggtaaaattatgattaaaaatcCACATCCACAGACATAAAATAGAATGATTATTCACAAAAGATAAAATCCGAAagccaattttcaaatataacaAGCCACCTTAACCCCAGCATCTCTGCATAATTTCACTGCATCTTTGACACCTGGTCGACAAGGGTCCTGCACATAAATATCATGAAGTCATTAAGTACATCTTcatttatgcaaaaataaagatgaatctTTTTACAAGTTTACAAAGTAGTGCACAAAGTAGAGTTCAGAGACATTAACGAGTAACCCACTAATAGATACAAAGAACaacctttttcattaaaatgtaAACTTACCAAGAAGTACAGAAACAAAGTAGTAACAGGAATATTTCAAATGATCAATGAGTGATAAGAACTTTTCTGCTAAAAAGACAACATAGTTTGCATCATAACTGCAGAATCTCTGAATGAGATATGCTAGGGCTTTGCTGATCAGCAAAAACCTACTGGTTGGGACCTAAGTCCGCAGTGAGCACAGTGAAAACAAGAATTGAATGTTTAAGGAGTTTTGACCAACGTGAACTGCTTATCGACAAAATTACAATGCATTATACAGAGTACATGATTAAACTTAAGCcaataaaacattttaattctgCTAGCAGCTACAGGATAACACTGGCGTCTACGCTGCCAGAAGAAAAGGCACTTTGAACCTTATAATTCTACAATTCTGGTTTCTGGCATTTTGGCAGCTAGAGGCATTTCTAAGTAGTTTCCAATGATCTTGGGATGTTCCCAAAGCAGAAACACTTACAACATCGGCAATAGGAGTAAACCTCATGGAAACCAAATAAGAACAGAAAATAGGCAACGACAGAAACTCCAACATTTTGCTTTCACTAAGCTTTTCTGAAGTGAGGGTAGCTGTTTTcccatttttttatcttctaatAACAACTGAATCATGGAgcatagaaataaaattgggAAATAAGAGAATACATCTGATGGAAAAATAACCACAACAAACAAGgtaataaagatttttcaagAGACAATGCACATACATGTCAAAAATGTTCGGACAGATATAAAGACAAGATAATGACATAGAAAGATGCTTAAGCTGACAAGAGTCCTCAAGTTATCCAATGAAAGATGTGACACATTTGAGGACTAACCAAAAAAAGATGACTCCTTATGAGTAAGGAGTATAACAATAAATCAGAGGATAAACTTAGGAACCTAATAAGCATCCCCAATATTAACGATATTGCAACTTAGTGCAAAACAAGATAGTACAATATCCAACACTCCAAAACAGAAATAAACCATTGGATTATTACTAATTCaaaattagggatggcaaaatacGGGCCTGAGCCAGGTTTCTCCAAGCCCAGGCCCAAGCACACTTTAGGGGAAGCATAAGGGCTAGGCCTGGGCCAAGCCCATTGCGGGCCTGGgcttccatttatttttataatttttttaattgttgtaaACTTGAAATGAGCTAATAATCAatattgaattaaagaaaataaatatttcaaaataaaataataaataaagaaaatgaagcaaataaaagtttagagatttaattttttaatactagATTCTCTATCAAGCACCctcttattaattaagagTTAAGAGATAGTTGAGTGTTataattttaggtttttttaatcattattaagTTATGAATTAGggatttaagtttttttttttttttttctattttttaaaatttaaatttattgttctaattgataaatttattttttgaaaaaatagagGGCCGTGAGCCAGCCCGGGCTTTTTTGCCCACCTTATTCAAAATGATTGAAGATTGAgagaagaaattaaacaacATTGGAAAATGATTTCAAGATGTATACCTTTATGCCAACAATGGCCAGCAAAATAAGCTCCTCTTCAGGCAATGTCCATTTGTCTAAACTCTCTTCCTCAGTGGGAACTTCATCCGCTTCACATGACCTATAAGCAATGGCAACACATCGCAAGCTTCTTGCAGCCATTTCATCAACAGCtgctttgaagaaatcctGCAGAagcatttaaagaaaatcatcatcCAAAAGcttattcataattttgagagactaatttatttctcaaaatttaaatcgtatgatattttactaaattatgTTTGATGTATCTACTTACATTGAATATGCAATACATCATTAccaacattatttaatttactctGATAGTGCAACAAGCAAGCAAATATACCAATGACTAGTATGATTTATATTGAGaatagggggaaaaaaagaccTCATGTTATCACAGTATGTTTTGCTAATACTGACACGAAGCACAGCATAAACCGCTATGCCAATATGTAGCATGACAAATCAATCTTAGGAAAACCATATCGAACTTTCATTCAACAATATTCGTAGAAGAGATAAAAGGAATGTAAATTAGCGTTAAAAAAGTATATTAGACCAATATGATTTGCAAACACAAAGTAACATAAATACATACGTATGACAAGAACAGGTAGACGCTCTTGCAAAGAATGCATTTTGGTTGAAATCAACTAATAGAACAGGTATTCTTAACATTTTGACCATGTCATAATTAATAGATTATACATTTAACTTAATCTTTAGTCCAatcttataatttcaaaatttttacttaaggATGTTTGTCTAATGACAATTATTGTGTGAACCATATTGGTGCAACCATAAAAGTACATAACTAAAGCTGATAATAATATCATTCATAAACATAGACATTCTAAAGGACAGCCCGTCCCATTTTAAGTTCACATGTACTTCATAAAATTTCTGCTGCAAATAAAAAGggaacaataacaataacaactaTCTCTAACCTCATCGCCATCAATGGACTGGAGCTGACCATCTGTGTCGAGATATTTTGTACATGAGGCCAGAATCATCTCAGCTGCTCCCTTCCAATGTACATGTACTTCAGAGTTTATCTGTGATATGTTAAACAATGAAATAAGAATGAATAAACTAACTCTAGAGTTGCACAATGTTAGTGGAGGCACATAGAAACAGCGAAGCATATATAAGCAATGATACTAGAGCTAACCCTAGCTGCCAAGGTTGTTGCAGTGCAGAAGTATCAGAGACAAGGATATAGGAGGCAATTAAATAACGTCTACAATTCAATATGGGGTCATATGGATATTGAACAACAGGGCCTTTGAAACCATTTGCCCGTCGTGATAAAGTGGTGGTGTTGTTACTGTTACCATtgaaataacaacaataatatattgGGGAACTTACTcggcatcatcatcattttcctAAATAAGCATTATATTGAGATAGTTGCTCTACCAAGCTATGGGTCTTAATTTGAGTTTCCCCAGTTCTAATTCAAAAGGTCAGGACTTACCCTTTACTCCTACAATCATCTCAACCACATTGATCTCTCTTGCTTTACTGACTGAACAAGGTTACTGAATGTTTCAACTGAtgtcattaaaaatttgaggATGTATTCAATATGGTACAAATTTCAATCAGTAAAATAATTCTCTCATCAGAGCTCAATAATAGTAAGAATTTGTTGTCACCAGTTCTAATGAATGCTATAAGAGAAGAAGACCCACAACCATTTGAATTCTAAAAACCTGTTTTTTCACCTTTATCCTCCAGAATTCCAAATTAACAGCATGGAGATCGGTATAGTGAAGATTAATGAACTGCTTGTGGCAACGGATTTGGATAGAATAGCTTAGTGCTACGGGAAAGACAAAGGATAACTATGAATGAGGAAAGTCTTCAAAGTTTCCAGATATCTCACATGACAGAGTCACAGAGAGAATTGTCAATATGACTAGTCACTTGTTTATTACAAAACTCAACAGCTCGAATAGTTTTGTACTATCATAGACATTGCACAGAAAGGGCATATTCTTGACTATGGGAGTAGGTTCTCCTAGGTTTATGGTAAATCACAAGTATAAATATAAGTGATCATGAAGCAGCTAGTCTGTCCgcaatatcaaaatactaaAACAGAAATCATTTAGTGCTTGGCAGCTATCTTTAGAGCAATGGATGCAAAAAGAAACACACTAATGAGCTTTTAGTATAATTTTCACCATAAAGAACCTGAACAATATTCTTCCCATCACCAAATTTAAATCATAAAGATGATAGAATGAAGCCATTACACGTTTTACTGCAACACCACCTCGCTTTTTCTCTGAGTTGAAGGGGAAAACATGGAGAACTGTTGTCTCTGATCTGACTCTATCAAACTTCATCCCCAACtgcaacaaaaatttcaaataagttaaaaccactttacaacaaaaacatatTCAACAGACACCAACATAGGGTTGAAAAGGGCACCTTGACTGCCCAAGAGAGAATAGCCTTTTCAGTTGGAGATCCAGAAACCTCAACTGCTTCACCATCCTGCAAAGCAAATGCATTTAATAACATATTTGATGCTTGAGGGTTTATGAAATAATAAGCAGTAGAATATGGACAATGGCAAAAGGTCCCAACAggaagccaaaaaaattaagtccCCTAcatcaaagaaagaagaaagatcaACAATGAAGTCAACACTCTTTGGTTACCAATGTTTCCgcagggaaaagaaaaacactcAGAAAATAACCCCACTGCAGAAACAGCATCACACTACAGAGGGAGAAAAGAGATCAATGCATTTATTAGACAAAGGTAGAAACTTGGGTCACAACACGACATGAAAATAGTGGATTTAGGTTCACATAAAATGCAGCCATTAATAATTGTGTCGATATCAAGCcaccatttaataatcatgtcaTGTTTGAGATCAAAATCCTTACACTTGAATCTGATTAATGACAAATGATTTTTCATGCATCCATGTCACATCAACCCACTTATGGCAGAGATCCATTTACAATTCAATTAAGAGTACTATTTTTCTAACTGTATTTAAGCTATTAGGTAAAGGTTAAGGATTACAAGTAAAATTTACTGAATCAGTTAAAATATGTTAAGCGGGTAGAATTCATGTTAAACTAGTCAAATCGTATTAAGCAGGTTGAACATCTCAAATTGTGTTTATTCcaattaaaacacaaaatgACATGTTTATTAAATGTGTCCAACTGTGTCGCAATATCACTCGTTCAAGATTGTGTCATATTTGTGATTGGAGTTTTGAcgagattaattaaaatgatcaTGTCCTTGTTGACCAAATTTTTGTAATACCCTTAAAATGACAAGATACACAAATGATGATTTGCCACCCCTACAAATGAGAACCTAAACAAATAGATGCAAAGCTTTCGCTTGCTAccataatgaaaatttatatgtaaatacacacacacacacacacacatttaCCTTGGGAACAAAAACATTGCCTGTAGTGTTTTGTGCAATACCCTCACTTAATAGAGAGATAACTATTGAGTGCATCTGTGAGGAGTCATCCGGTGGATTTATCTTCTTTCTCCCAATGAAAGCCTCAACCACTGTCATCTATATATAAGACAATTACACCAATCAAACCCAGatatttgaaaacatttcATAACAATGTGCAAGAACACAAGAGTGGGAGAAAATTATCCAAGTAAAAGCCATGAGATATGGGGAAAAAATGAGATAGAAATAAGAGATGAACCAAAATATAGAATAcattaacttgaaaaatacaaaatattaaagaacCACAAAGGAGGAACAAAgttaatctaataatttatgttaaactTACCAGCTTGAAGTTTTAACGGAACTCAGTTCCCTCCCTAAACCTTTGGGTGTAAAGTGAATTCAGCTAATACATCAGGGTGATACCAGACTGAACATTTAAGGAATAAGCTGAAGGGTTATATGTTTTAGGCTATGCTTATATCCAAGGCATATTCCAAAACCATAATTCTTTTATACTAAATCTTAGAGTTGGCAGCAGCATCAATACTTTATACAATTAAATACAGCTCTTCCTTCCTAGTGTAAAACTCACCTCATTCAAGGTCAACGTTCCGGTCTTATCACTGCAGATTGTTGTTGCAGAGCCCATAGTTTCACATGCTGAAAGCCTACGAACCTGCA
This window contains:
- the LOC102606832 gene encoding calcium-transporting ATPase 9, plasma membrane-type isoform X3; translated protein: MGRALPLLFFLLLLLQAMRGGKAVKISIFDVVVGEIVPLRIGDQVPADGVLVTGHSLAIDESSMTGESKIVRKDHKTPFLMSGCKVADGVGTMMVTGVGINTEWGLLMASISEDNGEETPLQVRLNGVATFIGIVGLAVAFLVLAVLLVRFFTGHTTKEDGSSAFVKGRTSVSDAVDGVIKIVTIAVTIVVVAVPEGLPLAVTLTLAYSMRKMMADKALVRRLSACETMGSATTICSDKTGTLTLNEMTVVEAFIGRKKINPPDDSSQMHSIVISLLSEGIAQNTTGNVFVPKDGEAVEVSGSPTEKAILSWAVKLGMKFDRVRSETTVLHVFPFNSEKKRGGVAVKRINSEVHVHWKGAAEMILASCTKYLDTDGQLQSIDGDEDFFKAAVDEMAARSLRCVAIAYRSCEADEVPTEEESLDKWTLPEEELILLAIVGIKDPCRPGVKDAVKLCRDAGVKVRMVTGDNLQTAKAIALECGILGSDAEANDPNIIEGKVFRALSDKEREKVAQEITVMGRSSPNDKLLLVQALRKGGDVVAVTGDGTNDAPALHEADIGLAMGIQGTEVAKENSDIIILDDNFASVVKVVRWGRSVFANIQKFIQFQLTVNVAALLINVVAAISSGDVPLNAVQLLWVNLIMDTLGALALATEPPTDHLMHRLPVGRKEPLITNIMWRNLIVQALYQVTVLLVLNFKGTSILHLEGERRQHASDVKNTMIFNAFVLSQIFNEFNARKPDEINVFTGVTKNYLFMGIIGITFVLQIIIIEFLGKFTKTVKLDWKLWLASIGIGLFSWPLAVLGKMIPVPKTPLAVYFVRPFQRCINARRS